A region from the Canis aureus isolate CA01 chromosome 8, VMU_Caureus_v.1.0, whole genome shotgun sequence genome encodes:
- the LOC144318177 gene encoding NXPE family member 3-like isoform X2, whose amino-acid sequence MSNKQLQDSTDLFIRQFKWHMTMVVGSVIAICILYIRVSWLDSTIPLPPQPHPAHKSSGSLPQELSDLTHLLHWPPTPGDGGDLLASTSPQTSTYHLRKTSQASYTLGGYLEAILIARDHRGRPKTHGGDLFRAQLLGPYLKAGVPGDIQDLENGTYLLSFPLLWAGQAQVQVRLIHSSEAVGVLRGIWRDQWAMVDFMGYFRGPTGYEEIVTCNVNPLLMGEEESTCHYRDEDSGELWFCARPPTLPCDSLVGHSSGHYWNVTTPHEEALLAWNVTDKVLPQDISPIWVAKESNKSLVLSPQQPCHPGIMGPKPSGFYHQAMWHSLSCSGRSFSTVDSILGCLAGHIIHMMGDSTLRQWWEYLRDTVPSLKPVDLHTTYQTGPLMAVETTRGIVLHWRAHSWPLRSLRTPVASLHSVVRELGGLAGGPHTVVVLGLGAHFTTFPPSAFVQRLAGIRAAVAALLAREPRTLVVIKLANTGYKSVYGSDWFTLQVNRLLRAAFADLRVAFVDAWEMTSSLGLPDRIHPGRLIIRNEVNLLLSFICPT is encoded by the exons ATCTTGTACATCAGAGTTTCCTGGCTTGACAGCACCATTCCTCTGCCCCCACAGCCCCACCCAGCCCACAAGTCTTCTGGCTCTCTCCCTCAGGAGCTCTCAGACCTGACCCATCTTCTGCACTGGCCTCCCACCCCAGGAGATGGGGGAGACCTCTTAGCCTCCACCAGTCCCCAGACCTCCACCTACCACCTGAGGAAAACTTCTCAGGCCAGCTACACCCTGGGAGGCTACCTAGAGGCCATTCTTATTGCCAGAGACCACCGGGGCAGGCCCAAGACCCATGGTGGGGATCTGTTTCGAGCACAGCTGTTGGGTCCCTACCTGAAGGCAGGAGTTCCTGGGGATATACAGGATTTGGAGAATGGCACCTACCTGTTGTCCTTCCCCCTACTCTGGGCTGGACAGGCCCAGGTGCAAGTACGGCTGATCCACTCCAGTGAGGCAGTTGGGGTCCTGCGGGGAATCTGGAGAGACCAGTGGGCCATGGTTGATTTCATGGGCTATTTCCGAGGACCCACAGGATATGAAGAAATTGTGACTTGCAATGTTAATCCCCTGCTAATGGGGGAGGAAGAATCTACCTGTCACTACAGGGATGAAGATTCTGGTGAGCTCTGGTTCTGTGCTCGACCCCCTACCCTACCCTGTGACTCACTGGTAGGGCATTCAAGTGGACATTATTGGAATGTGACTACACCACACGAGGAGGCCCTACTGGCATG GAATGTGACAGACAAGGTCCTCCCTCAGGATATTTCACCAATCTGGGTGGCCAAGGAGAGCAACAAGAGTCTGG TTCTGTCCCCTCAACAACCGtgccaccctgggatcatgggcCCAAAGCCCTCTGGCTTCTACCACCAAGCCATGTGGCACTCACTATCCTGCTCCGGCCGTTCCTTCTCAACCGTTGACAGCATcctgggctgcctggctggccaCATCATCCACATGATGGGGGACTCCACGCTTCGGCAGTGGTGGGAGTACCTGCGTGACACCGTGCCCT CCCTGAAACCTGTGGATCTACACACCACGTATCAGACGGGGCCCCTGATGGCAGTGGAGACCACTCGGGGCATAGTGCTGCACTGGCGGGCTCACAGCTGGCCCCTGCGCTCCCTGCGCACACCAGTGGCCTCCCTGCACTCTGTGGTCCGGGAGCTGGGGGGCCTGGCCGGGGGCCCCCACACAGTGGTGGTGCTGGGCCTGGGCGCCCACTTCACCACCTTTCCCCCATCTGCCTTTGTGCAACGACTTGCAGGGATCAGGGCTGCCGTGGCTGCACTGCTGGCCCGGGAGCCCCGCACTCTCGTGGTCATCAAGCTGGCCAACACTGGCTACAAGTCCGTGTATGGCAGTGACTGGTTCACCCTCCAGGTGAATCGGCTTCTCCGAGCTGCGTTTGCTGACCTCCGTGTGGCTTTTGTGGACGCCTGGGAAATGACCTCCAGTCTGGGCTTGCCCGACAGAATCCACCCAGGGCGGCTAATCATCCGCAATGAGGTCAACTTACTCCTGTCCTTCATTTGCCCCACTTGA